One genomic region from Croceicoccus sp. YJ47 encodes:
- a CDS encoding AlpA family transcriptional regulator, with the protein MSETLLRRPEVEKETSLSRSTIYRQMNAGTFPKAIRVGANSVRWRESEIEAWKQSRPKFLDPD; encoded by the coding sequence ATGAGCGAAACACTCCTTCGCCGCCCCGAAGTCGAGAAAGAAACGAGCCTGTCCCGAAGCACCATCTATCGTCAGATGAATGCTGGGACTTTTCCGAAGGCTATCCGCGTCGGCGCGAACTCAGTCCGCTGGCGCGAATCGGAAATCGAGGCGTGGAAGCAGAGCCGCCCCAAATTTCTCGACCCAGATTGA
- a CDS encoding iron ABC transporter permease, with the protein MSRVSGVLALMLAGALLLSLLLGSVDLPLSRVLAALAGEGPAGDRLVVWQIRLPRALAAAMVGAALGMSGAALQGLLRNPLAEPGILGVSATAALFATFVLYFGLATAGPLVLPLAAVGGALLATMVVAAAAIVTRSVVTLILIGVGLSSFSAAVMALLMNLAPNPFSLADMVNWMLGTVDNRSLADLAFAAPFMALGAAILMVSRRGLAALALGDEAAEGLGLDLGRQRLCVILGAGLATGAAVALAGAIGFVGIVAPHLVRPFLRYDPARLLVPSALLGAVMLVIADIGVRVLPTDAELKLGVVASLFGAPVFVWIAAHRRLA; encoded by the coding sequence ATGAGCCGCGTTTCCGGCGTTCTCGCGCTCATGCTGGCGGGGGCGTTGCTGCTTTCGCTGCTGCTGGGCTCGGTCGATCTGCCGCTTTCGCGCGTGCTCGCAGCGCTTGCCGGGGAAGGTCCGGCGGGCGACAGGCTGGTGGTGTGGCAGATCCGGCTGCCGCGCGCGCTCGCCGCCGCGATGGTCGGTGCGGCGCTCGGCATGAGCGGCGCCGCGCTGCAGGGGTTGTTGCGCAATCCGCTGGCCGAGCCGGGCATTCTCGGCGTGTCGGCGACGGCGGCGCTTTTTGCGACCTTCGTGCTGTATTTCGGGCTGGCGACGGCGGGGCCGCTCGTGCTGCCGCTCGCGGCGGTGGGGGGCGCGCTGCTCGCGACGATGGTCGTGGCGGCGGCGGCAATCGTCACGCGTTCGGTCGTGACGCTCATCCTCATCGGAGTCGGATTGTCGAGCTTTTCGGCGGCGGTCATGGCATTGTTGATGAATCTCGCGCCCAATCCGTTCAGCCTTGCCGACATGGTGAACTGGATGCTGGGCACGGTCGACAACCGCAGCCTTGCCGACCTTGCCTTTGCCGCGCCGTTCATGGCTCTCGGTGCGGCCATATTGATGGTGTCGCGCCGGGGTCTGGCCGCGCTCGCATTGGGCGACGAGGCGGCAGAGGGGCTCGGTCTCGACCTCGGACGGCAACGGCTATGCGTGATTCTGGGCGCGGGGCTGGCCACCGGGGCGGCGGTGGCGCTGGCGGGGGCGATCGGGTTCGTGGGGATCGTCGCGCCGCATCTCGTGCGGCCATTCCTGCGCTATGATCCGGCGCGATTGCTCGTGCCGTCGGCGCTGCTCGGCGCGGTGATGCTGGTGATTGCGGATATTGGCGTGCGCGTGCTTCCCACCGATGCGGAGCTGAAGCTGGGCGTGGTCGCCTCGCTCTTTGGCGCGCCGGTGTTCGTGTGGATCGCGGC
- a CDS encoding ABC transporter substrate-binding protein, producing MIAFRAICASWLALPLFACAPAEQHAQAPMVHADAPRRIVSLDYCADQYVLRFAERDDILALSPDAGERFSYMREEAAGIPTVRPRTADVLALRPDLVVRSYGGGPAVGAFMETAGVPVVQIGFPETLADVREEVVRIGGALGNGQDARAVAAAMDRRLAAVAEQGGANRATLYMTPAGVTAGEGTLVHEMMLAAGLSNFQDRPGWNPIPLERLAYDRPDLIAAAFFESATNHVDSWSAARHPVAQAQLRELPVVPLDGAWTSCGGWFLIDAVEALARAERAPR from the coding sequence ATGATCGCGTTTCGCGCCATTTGCGCTTCATGGCTCGCCCTGCCGCTTTTCGCCTGCGCCCCGGCGGAGCAGCACGCGCAAGCCCCGATGGTGCATGCGGACGCACCTCGTCGGATCGTCAGCCTCGATTATTGTGCCGACCAATATGTCCTGCGCTTTGCGGAGCGGGACGACATACTCGCGCTTTCGCCCGATGCCGGGGAACGGTTTTCCTATATGCGAGAAGAAGCCGCGGGCATTCCCACCGTGCGGCCGCGCACGGCGGACGTGCTGGCGCTGCGGCCCGATCTGGTCGTGCGGTCCTATGGCGGCGGACCGGCGGTCGGGGCCTTCATGGAAACGGCCGGCGTGCCGGTGGTGCAGATCGGCTTTCCCGAAACGCTCGCCGATGTGCGGGAGGAGGTCGTGCGGATCGGCGGCGCGCTTGGCAACGGACAGGACGCGCGCGCCGTGGCCGCCGCGATGGACCGGCGGCTCGCGGCTGTGGCGGAACAGGGCGGAGCGAACCGCGCCACGCTTTACATGACCCCGGCGGGCGTGACCGCGGGCGAAGGCACGCTGGTCCATGAAATGATGCTGGCCGCGGGGCTTTCGAATTTTCAGGACCGGCCCGGCTGGAACCCGATCCCGCTCGAACGGCTCGCCTATGACCGGCCCGATCTCATCGCGGCGGCGTTTTTCGAAAGCGCCACGAACCATGTCGACAGCTGGAGCGCGGCGCGCCACCCGGTTGCGCAGGCGCAATTGCGCGAATTGCCGGTGGTCCCGCTCGACGGGGCATGGACGTCGTGCGGCGGATGGTTCCTGATCGACGCGGTCGAGGCGCTGGCCCGCGCCGAAAGGGCACCGCGATGA